The Streptomyces sp. NBC_01255 genome window below encodes:
- a CDS encoding bifunctional metallophosphatase/5'-nucleotidase gives MPLNRRTFLESSVAVGAGAALTAGAVAPAEAHGRRPKPAKRYSFTVMGTTDLHGNVFNWDYFTDKEFDDKAHNDIGLAKISTLVDQVRAAKGRRNTLLIDAGDTIQGTQLSYYYAKVDPITQAGGPVHPMAQAMNAIGYDAAALGNHEFNYGIPVLRKFEEQCDFPLLGANALDAKTLRPAFAPYSMHRMRTPHGRDVKVAILGLTNPGIAIWDKANVSGKMVFPGLEEQAAKWVPRLRSMGADVVVVSAHSGSSGTSSYGDQLPHIENAAGLVAEQVPGIDAILVGHAHTEIPEYRVKNKETGKDVVLSEPLKWGQRLTLIDFDLVWEKGRWVVEKCGAQVLNSNTVAEDPEITGLLADEHEKVVAYVNQVIGTSTAAMTTADAPWKDEPIIDLINVVQAETVKAALAGGAHAALPVLSQASCFSRTARIPAGQVTIKDAAGLYPFENTLEARLMTGAQLKEYLEYSAKYYVQTAAGAPVDTALLTNAAGTPDYNYDAVSGLTYEIDIAKPAGARIVNLSFEGKPLDPAAKFVLAVNNYRASGGGAFPHVANAQQLWANSDEIRNTIIQWVKAKGTVDPGLFASVDWKLTRDGVPVF, from the coding sequence ATGCCGTTGAACCGCCGGACGTTCCTGGAGAGCTCCGTGGCCGTCGGGGCCGGAGCCGCCCTCACCGCGGGCGCCGTCGCTCCCGCCGAGGCCCACGGGCGCCGCCCCAAGCCGGCGAAGCGGTACTCGTTCACCGTGATGGGGACGACCGACCTGCACGGCAACGTCTTCAACTGGGACTACTTCACGGACAAGGAGTTCGACGACAAGGCGCACAACGACATCGGTCTCGCCAAGATCTCCACCCTCGTCGACCAGGTCCGCGCGGCGAAGGGCCGCCGCAACACCCTCCTCATCGACGCCGGCGACACCATCCAGGGCACCCAGCTGTCCTATTACTACGCCAAGGTCGACCCCATCACCCAGGCCGGCGGCCCGGTCCACCCGATGGCCCAGGCGATGAACGCCATCGGCTACGACGCCGCCGCGCTCGGCAACCACGAGTTCAACTACGGCATCCCGGTGCTGCGGAAGTTCGAGGAGCAGTGCGACTTCCCGCTGCTCGGCGCCAACGCGCTCGACGCGAAGACCCTGCGCCCGGCCTTCGCCCCGTACAGCATGCACCGGATGCGCACCCCGCACGGCAGGGACGTCAAGGTCGCGATACTCGGCCTGACCAATCCGGGCATCGCCATCTGGGACAAGGCGAACGTCTCCGGGAAGATGGTCTTCCCCGGCCTTGAGGAGCAGGCCGCGAAGTGGGTGCCGCGGCTGCGCTCGATGGGCGCGGACGTGGTCGTCGTATCGGCGCACTCCGGCTCCAGCGGCACGTCCTCGTACGGTGACCAGCTCCCCCACATCGAGAACGCGGCCGGGCTCGTCGCCGAGCAGGTGCCGGGCATCGACGCGATCCTCGTCGGCCACGCGCACACCGAGATCCCCGAGTACCGGGTGAAGAACAAGGAGACCGGCAAGGACGTCGTCCTGTCCGAGCCGCTCAAGTGGGGCCAGCGCCTCACCCTCATCGACTTCGACCTGGTGTGGGAGAAGGGCCGCTGGGTCGTCGAGAAGTGCGGCGCGCAGGTCCTCAACTCCAACACGGTGGCGGAGGACCCGGAGATCACCGGGCTGCTCGCGGACGAGCACGAGAAGGTCGTCGCGTACGTCAATCAGGTCATCGGCACCTCCACCGCGGCCATGACCACGGCCGACGCGCCGTGGAAGGACGAGCCGATCATCGACCTGATCAACGTGGTCCAGGCGGAGACGGTGAAGGCGGCCCTCGCGGGCGGCGCGCACGCGGCCCTGCCGGTGCTCTCGCAGGCCTCCTGCTTCTCGCGCACGGCCCGGATCCCGGCCGGCCAGGTCACCATCAAGGACGCCGCCGGGCTGTACCCGTTCGAGAACACCCTGGAGGCCCGGCTCATGACGGGTGCCCAGCTGAAGGAGTACCTGGAGTACTCGGCGAAGTACTACGTCCAGACGGCGGCGGGGGCGCCGGTGGACACCGCGCTGCTCACCAACGCGGCCGGGACGCCTGACTACAACTACGACGCCGTGTCGGGTCTGACGTACGAGATCGACATCGCGAAGCCGGCCGGTGCGCGGATCGTGAACCTGTCCTTCGAGGGCAAGCCGCTCGACCCGGCCGCGAAGTTCGTCCTCGCGGTCAACAACTACCGGGCGAGCGGCGGCGGCGCGTTCCCGCACGTCGCGAACGCGCAGCAGCTGTGGGCGAACTCGGACGAGATCCGCAACACCATCATCCAGTGGGTGAAGGCGAAGGGGACGGTCGACCCGGGTCTGTTCGCGTCGGTGGACTGGAAGCTGACCCGGGACGGCGTGCCGGTCTTCTAG